Proteins from one Arctopsyche grandis isolate Sample6627 unplaced genomic scaffold, ASM5162203v2 HiC_scaffold_792, whole genome shotgun sequence genomic window:
- the LOC143922193 gene encoding uncharacterized protein LOC143922193, with protein MSEDFTKKEKDRISQQLEKSLGQEYLSTRTGNGNTKLTYVEGWRIIGLANKIFGFDGWSSEIKSFSEEYNEKADNKISVGYSCICRVTLKNGIYKEDVGFGNAENQRMKGQAIQKAKKEANLSFSADEEISFSQEPDISDT; from the exons ATGTCGGAAGATTTCACCAAGAAAGAAAAAGATAGAATTTCACAACAATTAGAAAAAAGCTTGGGCCAAGAATATCTGAGTACAAGAACAGGAAATGGAAACACCAAACTCACTTATGTAGAAGGTTGGAGAATCATTGGATTagctaataaaatatttggattTGATGGATGGTCTtctgaaataaaaagttttagtgaAGAATACAATGAAAAAGCCGATAATAAGATTTCTGTTGGTTATTCCTGTATTTGTAGAGTGACTTTAAAAAATGGAATTTATAAAGAGGATGTTGGATTTGGAAATGCAGAAAACCAAAGAATGAAAGGGCAAGCAATACAAAAGGCAAAGAAAGAAGCAA ATTTATCATTTTCAGCCGACGAAGAGATTTCATTTTCTCAAGAACCTGATATTTCTGATACTTAg